One Orcinus orca chromosome 8, mOrcOrc1.1, whole genome shotgun sequence genomic window, TGCCCAGCCTTCTCCCAAATCCCTCTGCCCCGCGCCAGCACCCCCTCTTCTCTCACGCAGTCGACCCCGACCTGGCAGCCCTGAGCTTTGAACTGCCCCTCAGTGACCTCAACCCTCCTTCCGCCGCCTTTCCAGGTCTCCTACCTGCCCCGGATGTGCCTCCCGTACCCCTCCCTGTCCCCGGCTCAGCCCAGCTCGGATGAGGAGGAGGGTGAGCGGCAGAGCCCCCCACTGGAGGTGTCTGACGGGGAGACCGACGGCCTGGAGCCAGGGCCTGGCCTGCTGCACGGGGAGACAGGTAGGGGGTCCAGTCCCACCCCTGACCCAGCCTGGGCCCAGCCGTGACCCGGTCCGTCCGTGCGCCCCGTACCCACCGCGGCCAAGGCCGACGGACTCGGCAGTGAAGCCACAGAGCTGAGTGCGTGTGtatgggtggtgtgtgtgtgtgtgtgtgtgtgtgtgtgtgtgtgtgtgtgtgtgtgtgtgtgtggtgtgtgtgtgtgtgtttgacgaCATGTGTCTTCACGTGTGTTTAATGAGGGCGCCTGGGGCAGTCTGTCCCCGCGCACGTGTCTGAGCACGTGTGCCGAGGCCGAGCGTGGCAGTGGGTGTGCGCATGCTCGCTGGTGACCTTTCCCCAGAGACCACCCCGGGGGGTCCCACGTCAGGGGGAGGCGGACTGGGTCCCCGCGTGGGCGCTGACCACCTCCGGCCGCAGGCAGCAAGAAGAAGATCCGCCTGTACCAGTTCCTGCTGGACCTGCTGCGCAGTGGCGACATGAAGGACAGCATCTGGTGGGTGGACAAGGACAAGGGCACCTTCCAGTTCTCGTCCAAGCACAAGGAGGCGCTGGCGCACCGCTGGGGCATCCAGAAAGGCAACCGCAAGAAGATGACCTACCAGAAGATGGCCCGCGCGCTTCGCAACTACGGCAAGACGGGCGAGGTCAAGAAAGTCAAGAAGAAGCTCACCTACCAGTTCAGTGGGGAGGTGCTGGGCCGCGGGGGCCTGGCCGAGCGGCGCCACCCGCCCCACTGAGCCCAGGCCCGAGCCCGCCGGGCCGCCAGGCCTCCCCTCTGGCCATAGCATTAACCCCCCGCCCGGCCGGACACAGGGGGGAAGCTCCCAGGGGCCAGGGGCAGGACTGGGGCGGGCCAGGCCTCgcctccccgcccaccccctcctcctccaagCCCCGCCCACACCCCTGCTTCGCCTCCCACCAGGACTCCAGCCCCGGCTCCAGAAAGCCACCTGGGCGTCTGGCCCCAGCAAGGGTCAGCTTCCTTAGTACCAGGGGTGCTTCCTTGGGAGTTCGAAGTCATCGTATTTGTGTAAATTGAACCTTCCTCTTTAAGCATCCCTTTCTCTCCACACCTCTCCCCCATCAGCTTCCTCAGGAATACCAGTTATTAAAGTTATTCTCAGTGAGTCCTCTTGCAGCACAGAgagtctcttttaaaattttttgtgcaCCTTGtctgctccccgccccccatctgatctctctttttctcatctgTCCATCGGGCATTTACCAAGGATACTACCCAATGCTGGTTGCTGGGGACGTGAGGAAAGATGACACTTCGTGCCTGACTAAGAGTCAGAGCCGGTGGAAAGAACGAATCCTTAGTTGTTCTTAGAGGAATAAATCATTAAAAAGCCctctgcgggcttccctggtggcgcagtggttgagagtccgcctgccgatgcaggggacgcaggttcgtgccccggtccgggaagatcccacatgccgcggagcggctaggcccgtgagccacggccgccgagcctgcgcgtccggagcctgtgctccgcaacgggagaggccacagcagtgagaggcccgcgtaccgcaaaaaaaaaaaaaaaaaagccctctgcGCCTGAtaaattctcttttcttaatGCCTCAATGAAGCTTAAACTCATAACCTTTAGATTATGACCCCAGTGATGGTGATATTAattaacaatgacaacaacactGGATTTTCGGGCCATTTATTACATGGTAACCTTGAGAAGTGGAATCTAATATCATCCCATGTTATagactgggaaactgaggctcatagaggtcaaataacttgtccaaggtcacacaacgaGGCTTCCTGGGTGGGATCCCTGATCCCACCCCATGTGGGCCACCATGGCAGCGTGAGGTGGGAAGCTTCACGTGTCCGGAAGGGGGTCACGTGCAGCTTGGTCAGGAGCAGGAATGAAGCCTCGGAGCTCCCGTTGGCCGCAGACCGTCCTCACGGCATCCATGCTGGCAGGACCCTGATGCGGGTGAACTCCTCCCACGTACCCTAGTGCCTGGTTGCTCTGGCTCCTGGCGCACAGCAGGGGAGAGCCAGAGAAGGATGAGCAGGGAAACCTGTAAGCGTCTTGCTTCCGACAGTAGCAAGAAGAGGTGGCCGACAGCCTGGGAgtgagggaactttcctcagcaaCCTGCAGACCTCAGAGAATCCAGATTCTGGGGCCATCCGTGTTGGGGCAGACACCCACACACACCTCCTCGCCCCGAGGGCTCAGACTGGGGAAGCCCAAACATGACACCCCCTATGTGGATCTCTGAGCCCCGAGAGTGGGAAAGTGGTGCCCAGTCCCCTTTTAAAGAAGGCCCAGGAACATGAGATGAGgtttaaatatggttaaaatggaagaaaagaatggaTTTCGGTGTTAAAAGGGATGGTAAGTTTTGACCATGTGGACAATCCTTGGGTACAGAATTCCTCCCTCCGGACTGTGAGGGACAAATGACCTTCCCTGATATTGGGTCTTGCTTACAGTAGGTCACATGTAATTTGCTTCTTTCTGTGTAGCAACTGATGTTCCTGATGTGACCTgagcgggggcagggggagggtgtgTGGAGGCAGTCACAGGGGGCAGAAGGTCACAGGGGAACACTGACGGGGGAAGCCAGGACCCCGggcagcccagcccagggctgtGCATGTAACCACCGCCCGGCAAGGATATGTTTGACCCATCAGCCTCAGGGTTATGGGTCCCACACGCTCCCACTGCACAATTTGCCTGTCAGAAGGACGTACAGACAGGGCTTGGGGTACCCCTGAGGTTTATTGAGGGCTGGGGGGCAGAAGCTGTCATATTGGGCTGGCAGGGGAGGGGACGGGACCAGCCAGGAACAATGGGGTCTCATGTTCTCCTGGAGAGCCCTTGATCTCTGGAATTTGTCTATATTTAGCAGGTGGCTGGGCAGGGTGCAGATAaggagggcctggggagggggtggccccTTATATAGTAGGGGGACGGATCCCTGCTCAGATTCTCTTTCGGTGGCCTGTGCGTGCTCAGTTCCTGGCGTGACCTCTCCCAAGATGCCTGAGCCAGGGAAGAAACCAGGTAGCTCCAGGCCTGGGGTTGGGGCTGAGcgtggggcagggagggctggggaCATCTGCAATTGGGGGCGGGCCTCGGAGCAAGTTCCTGAGGGGGTTGATGAGGTCGAGGCCTCTGAGCCCCAGCACAGGGGCACCGTCCCtctgggtcctttttttttttttttttttttttgcgttatgcaggcctctcactgttgtggcctctcccattgcggagcacaggctccggacgcgcaggctcagcggccatggctcacgagcctagccgctctgcggcacgtgggatcttcctggaccagggcacgaacctatgtcccctgcagcagcaggcggactctcaaccactgtgccaccagggaagtcccctctgggTCCTTTTTTTGATTCTCAGCttctccttctcatccttctgATGAGAGTGAGAGTAAACCGGGGTCAGGGGCACAGAGTGGGAGAGAGCCAAGGCAGGAAGTGGGCCATCACCCCACTCTCAGGACGCAGACGACCCCTTCCCTGACTCCATGCCCATCTCCTGCAGCAAGGTTAGGCCTGGGCTTGCCTTTTGGGAAAAGGCTGCTGCAGGAAGGACCCCAGGATGACTCTAGACTTGAGCCAGGCTCCCTGAATGCTCTTGGACAAGTCCCTCcccttctgggtctcagtttccccatctatacaaGGAGGGGTTAGGTTGGTTCCCTCCAGCTCTGAGACTGTCTGCTTTCTGAGCCTGCACCCCTGTGGCCCGCACACCAGTCATGACCCCCGCAGTGGGGTATTGCAGCCCTTCTGCTCTGGGAGGGGATGGTCAAGAGGCCCCTGATCTCCAGCCAAGGGCAGAGAAAGTCACAGCCCAGAGTCCCAGTCCTGGCCTGTGCCCTCACCAAGGTCGTCCATGTCAGGGATcgtccccccagccccagctccctcccaggccAGCCTTATCTCGGTTGCCGATTCTCAGCCTGAAGCTCTTAGAGGACAAATTTAGCCACGTCCAATTAGGCAGAGTACTGGTCCCTTGCCAAGCGCCCCAGCTGGTGGGGTGAAAGGGGGATGGGCTTCCACAGGCTGAGAGGGTGGGGTATCCAGGGACACACCTAGCAAAATTCTTGTATGGAGGTTGGACCACAGGCCTGGCTCTCCTACCTActggctatgtgatcttgggtaagtcccttaacctctctgagcctcagagtcctcatctgagaaatggacATAATAACTGCACCTACCTCATAGAGCCACTGGAGCATTAAACGAGGTGATGCATTAAAGCGCTTATCGTCGTATTTAATAAGAAGCGCTATAGGGGTGGTGTGCATGGGCAAGCCAGGGGCCCCTGCAGATTCCATTTGCCCCTCAGTTTCCGCCTTCAGCAAGAAGCCACGGTCAGTGGAGGTGGCCACAGGCAACCCTGCCGTGTTCGAGGCCGAGACAGAGCGGGCAGGAGTGAAGGTGCGCTGGCAGCGGGCAGGCAGGGACATCAGTGCCAGTGACAAATATGGCCTGGCAGCCGAGGGCACGCGGCACACGCTGACAGTGAGGGACGTGGGCTCTGCCGACCAGGGGTCCTATGCAGTCA contains:
- the SPI1 gene encoding transcription factor PU.1 isoform X1; amino-acid sequence: MLQACKMEGFPLVPPQPSEDLVPYDTDLYQRQTHEYYPYLSSDGESHSDHYWDFHPHHMHSEFETFPENHFTELQSVQAPQLQQLYRHMELEQMHVLDTPMAPTHASLGHQVSYLPRMCLPYPSLSPAQPSSDEEEGERQSPPLEVSDGETDGLEPGPGLLHGETGSKKKIRLYQFLLDLLRSGDMKDSIWWVDKDKGTFQFSSKHKEALAHRWGIQKGNRKKMTYQKMARALRNYGKTGEVKKVKKKLTYQFSGEVLGRGGLAERRHPPH
- the SPI1 gene encoding transcription factor PU.1 isoform X2, translating into MLQACKMEGFPLVPPPSEDLVPYDTDLYQRQTHEYYPYLSSDGESHSDHYWDFHPHHMHSEFETFPENHFTELQSVQAPQLQQLYRHMELEQMHVLDTPMAPTHASLGHQVSYLPRMCLPYPSLSPAQPSSDEEEGERQSPPLEVSDGETDGLEPGPGLLHGETGSKKKIRLYQFLLDLLRSGDMKDSIWWVDKDKGTFQFSSKHKEALAHRWGIQKGNRKKMTYQKMARALRNYGKTGEVKKVKKKLTYQFSGEVLGRGGLAERRHPPH